From Gammaproteobacteria bacterium, the proteins below share one genomic window:
- a CDS encoding pilin, whose protein sequence is MDMEITHRRHLKQGGFTLIELMIVVAIVGILAAVAIPSYQDYIDRARMTEVMSGIDMAKTTIAEDFMTNAAMPDAPAAGNLLEGLRTTLAANSGLITSVAFTRDDDQNVTGVITLNDAEFTGITGSGDTDWAFQVQGSENGVVLDCNAAGTTVPARLRPANCR, encoded by the coding sequence ATGGATATGGAAATCACGCATCGCCGCCACCTCAAGCAGGGCGGTTTCACCCTGATCGAACTGATGATCGTCGTCGCCATCGTCGGCATTCTCGCCGCGGTCGCCATTCCCTCTTACCAGGACTATATCGACCGGGCCCGCATGACCGAAGTCATGTCGGGAATCGACATGGCGAAGACCACCATTGCCGAGGATTTCATGACCAATGCGGCCATGCCGGACGCCCCCGCCGCGGGGAACCTGCTGGAAGGCCTGCGAACCACCTTGGCGGCCAACTCCGGCCTGATTACGTCCGTGGCATTCACGCGCGACGATGACCAGAACGTGACCGGCGTCATCACCTTGAACGACGCGGAATTCACCGGCATCACTGGCAGCGGTGATACTGACTGGGCCTTCCAGGTCCAGGGGAGCGAAAACGGTGTCGTCCTGGACTGCAACGCAGCCGGCACGACCGTCCCGGCCAGGCTGCGACCGGCCAACTGCCGATAA
- a CDS encoding ATP-binding protein, translated as MNQPAISRSDSRPATPGRPSSEDRLAMLAELFQVSGRDLNWRILRLLNLYRVLAAGVMLLLFLDTTVATFGALHPDLFVFGAFFWLGFGLLLSFLLRGRWPGITLLTYFSLLTDIGIVTLLTHASGGQGSGLAVLLFVTTVAGAALLKERVALAYAAIASLSLLVEQTLGHLEGTSQSTLYANAGITGIILFTTAVVGSRVAQRFRESEALAERRGIDLENLSQVNEAVVENMQTGILVIDGRDRIRQMNPSAGRLLDTSSRGGRSLDSVSPLLAGLVRHWRDGEAIVKSSVKLGDRTLLLRVELLGNDSGNGAAIIFLEDAAIASEQIQQTKLAALGRLTASMAHEIRNPIGAISHANQLLAEADLDATDRRFVDIIRQQSDRVNDIIENILQLGRRQALQSEQLDIETWLRDFIMEYCDSYGLELDAIEFIAPADAMNVRIDPGHLRQVLVNLLDNARLHGEPAADGRHASLRLTRTPQGEICFLDVVDFGPGVPDDIASQIFEPFYTSARKGTGLGLFIARELCECNHAQLTYGRDEQGNSCFRITFSDRDFNLT; from the coding sequence TTGAACCAGCCCGCCATATCCCGCTCCGACAGCAGGCCGGCCACACCGGGCAGGCCCAGCAGCGAGGACCGCCTGGCCATGCTGGCCGAGCTGTTCCAGGTCTCCGGTCGGGACCTGAACTGGCGAATCCTGCGGCTGCTGAACCTCTACCGGGTCCTGGCGGCCGGCGTCATGCTGCTGCTGTTCCTCGACACCACGGTCGCCACTTTCGGGGCGCTGCACCCCGACCTGTTCGTGTTCGGCGCCTTTTTCTGGCTGGGATTCGGCCTGCTGCTGTCCTTCCTGCTCAGGGGCCGCTGGCCGGGCATCACACTCTTGACCTACTTCTCGCTGCTCACGGACATCGGCATCGTCACCTTGCTGACCCACGCATCCGGCGGCCAGGGCTCCGGCCTGGCCGTGCTGTTGTTCGTCACCACGGTGGCGGGTGCCGCACTGCTCAAGGAGCGGGTCGCGCTTGCGTACGCTGCCATCGCCTCGCTCTCGCTGCTGGTGGAGCAGACCCTCGGGCATCTCGAGGGCACCAGCCAGTCCACGCTCTACGCCAATGCCGGCATTACCGGCATCATCCTGTTCACGACCGCCGTGGTCGGCTCGCGCGTGGCACAACGCTTCCGCGAATCGGAAGCCCTTGCGGAACGTCGCGGCATCGATCTCGAGAACCTGTCGCAGGTCAACGAGGCGGTGGTCGAGAACATGCAGACCGGCATCCTGGTCATCGATGGTCGCGATCGCATCCGCCAGATGAACCCCTCGGCCGGACGGTTGCTCGATACCAGCTCGCGCGGTGGACGAAGCCTGGACAGCGTCTCGCCACTGCTGGCCGGCCTGGTCCGTCACTGGCGTGATGGCGAGGCCATCGTCAAATCCAGCGTCAAGCTCGGCGACCGGACCCTGTTGCTGCGTGTCGAACTGCTGGGCAACGATTCGGGCAACGGGGCCGCAATCATTTTCCTGGAAGACGCGGCAATCGCCTCCGAGCAGATACAGCAAACCAAGCTGGCCGCACTTGGCCGCCTGACTGCCTCCATGGCCCATGAAATTCGCAATCCGATCGGCGCCATTTCGCATGCCAACCAGTTGCTGGCCGAGGCCGATCTCGACGCAACGGATCGTCGCTTCGTCGACATCATCCGCCAGCAAAGCGACCGCGTGAACGACATCATCGAGAATATCCTGCAGCTGGGGCGTCGCCAGGCCTTGCAGTCCGAGCAACTGGACATCGAGACCTGGCTGCGCGATTTCATCATGGAATACTGCGACAGCTATGGCCTGGAACTCGATGCCATCGAATTCATCGCACCCGCCGATGCCATGAATGTCCGCATCGACCCGGGCCACTTGCGACAGGTCCTGGTCAACCTGCTGGACAATGCCCGCCTGCATGGCGAGCCGGCTGCCGACGGTCGCCATGCCAGCCTGAGGCTGACCCGCACACCCCAGGGTGAAATCTGTTTCCTGGATGTGGTGGATTTCGGTCCGGGTGTACCGGATGACATTGCCAGCCAGATTTTCGAACCCTTCTATACGAGCGCGCGCAAGGGTACCGGTCTCGGCCTGTTCATTGCCCGCGAGCTGTGCGAGTGCAATCATGCGCAACTGACCTACGGGCGGGACGAACAGGGGAACAGCTGTTTCCGTATCACCTTCTCCGACCGCGATTTCAACCTGACCTGA
- a CDS encoding pilin, which produces MQKMQKGFTLIELMIVVAIIGILAAVAIPAYQDYITRAKLSEVMGIAAKDKTTISEYYVSIGAMPLTPDAAGISEDAGQSQYLKTVAFNNTGTNSATMTYTLDAPLSAALEDRTIIFTGTGNASGVTWTCNTGTLEPKYRPANCR; this is translated from the coding sequence ATGCAGAAGATGCAGAAGGGCTTCACGCTTATCGAATTGATGATCGTTGTCGCGATCATCGGCATCCTGGCCGCCGTGGCTATCCCGGCTTACCAGGACTACATCACCCGCGCCAAGCTGTCCGAAGTGATGGGCATCGCAGCCAAGGACAAGACCACGATTTCCGAGTACTACGTGTCGATCGGCGCCATGCCGCTGACTCCGGATGCCGCTGGTATTTCCGAAGATGCTGGCCAGTCGCAGTACCTGAAGACGGTTGCATTCAACAACACCGGCACCAACTCCGCCACCATGACCTACACCCTGGACGCGCCGCTGTCGGCCGCCCTGGAAGATCGCACCATCATCTTCACGGGTACGGGTAATGCTTCCGGTGTGACCTGGACTTGCAACACCGGTACGCTGGAACCGAAGTACCGTCCGGCCAACTGCCGCTAA
- a CDS encoding sigma-54 dependent transcriptional regulator, protein MMDLSNKIALIVDDEPDILELLAITLERMGLAVDRADSLAAARDCVGIRKPDLCLTDMRLPDGDGLELVEWLQNQHPGLPVAVITAHGNVEAAVQALKLGAFDFVSKPVDLGQLRGMVQTALRLEPTVTPLETASEQQSTLQGNSAAIEDVRRLIAKVARSQAPVHISGESGTGKELTARLIHASSARRDGPFVAVNCGAIPSELMESEFFGHKKGSFTGAHADKEGLFQAAEGGTLFLDEVAELPLHMQVKLLRVIQEKAIRPVGKTHEEDIDVRILSATHRDLAERVAAGAFREDLFYRINVIELHVPALRERPGDIPVLVSSLLRKLANTTGLPEPEVEPAALDKLAGYSFPGNVRELENILERAMTLSSGQRIHADDIKLGQKVARQADPQSTPPPNGHGADVASLPRNLGDEERQAIEAALQATRYNKTKAAEKLGLTLRQLRYRIQKLGIED, encoded by the coding sequence ATGATGGACCTGAGCAACAAAATCGCACTGATTGTCGATGACGAGCCGGACATCCTCGAGTTGCTGGCCATCACGCTGGAACGCATGGGCCTGGCCGTCGATCGCGCGGACAGCCTCGCGGCCGCTCGCGATTGCGTTGGCATTCGCAAACCCGACCTCTGTCTTACCGACATGCGCCTGCCGGATGGTGACGGCCTCGAGCTGGTGGAGTGGCTGCAGAATCAGCACCCCGGTTTGCCCGTCGCGGTCATCACCGCGCACGGCAACGTCGAGGCTGCCGTGCAGGCGCTCAAGCTCGGTGCCTTCGATTTCGTGTCCAAGCCGGTCGACCTGGGCCAGCTGCGCGGAATGGTGCAGACGGCGTTGCGGCTCGAACCCACCGTCACGCCGCTGGAAACGGCAAGCGAGCAGCAATCCACCCTGCAAGGCAATTCAGCCGCCATCGAGGACGTGCGACGCCTGATTGCCAAGGTGGCCCGCAGCCAGGCACCCGTGCACATCAGCGGCGAGTCAGGCACTGGCAAGGAACTGACTGCGCGACTGATCCACGCCAGCAGCGCGCGCCGCGACGGACCTTTCGTGGCCGTCAACTGTGGTGCCATCCCGTCCGAATTGATGGAATCGGAGTTCTTCGGTCACAAGAAGGGCAGCTTCACCGGCGCCCATGCCGACAAGGAAGGCCTTTTCCAGGCCGCCGAGGGTGGCACGCTGTTCCTCGATGAAGTCGCCGAACTGCCACTGCACATGCAAGTGAAGCTGCTGCGGGTCATCCAGGAAAAAGCCATTCGACCTGTCGGCAAGACGCACGAAGAGGACATCGATGTCCGCATACTCTCCGCCACGCATCGTGACCTGGCGGAGCGGGTGGCTGCCGGCGCGTTTCGCGAGGACCTGTTCTACCGCATCAATGTCATCGAGTTGCACGTTCCGGCACTGCGCGAACGTCCCGGTGACATTCCCGTGCTGGTAAGCTCCCTGCTCCGCAAGCTGGCAAACACCACCGGCCTGCCCGAACCTGAAGTCGAGCCGGCAGCGCTGGACAAGCTGGCGGGCTACTCGTTTCCGGGCAATGTCCGCGAACTGGAGAACATACTGGAGCGCGCCATGACGCTGTCCAGCGGCCAGCGCATCCATGCCGATGACATCAAGCTTGGCCAGAAGGTCGCCCGGCAGGCCGATCCACAGAGCACGCCGCCGCCCAATGGCCATGGCGCGGATGTCGCCTCCCTGCCCCGCAACCTGGGTGACGAAGAACGTCAGGCTATCGAAGCCGCCTTGCAGGCCACCCGCTACAACAAGACCAAGGCGGCCGAAAAGCTCGGGCTCACCCTGAGGCAGCTGCGTTACCGCATCCAGAAGCTCGGGATCGAGGACTGA